The Thamnophis elegans isolate rThaEle1 chromosome Z, rThaEle1.pri, whole genome shotgun sequence genome contains a region encoding:
- the LOC116521841 gene encoding vomeronasal type-2 receptor 26-like, producing MKVQPLNCTGDKAIRIPHECVVTKFYQHLLALVFAVKEINKDPPILPNVTLGFHIYDTYSDSRMTYCTTLDLLFKLHKIVPNYICGTRKKIVGIIGGMSPETSIRMAEILQLFKIPQISYGSFQLTVADESRFPPFYRMAPDEALQYEGLIQLLLHFGWRWVGLVIVDDKHGEHFIQTLEPMFSQNEICSEFTERVERNFHFYELSGIIEQAAQHITIFKEKVANAVVIYGENIVFMWLASTIVLTKFILPTTSDFLEDFCMRKVWITMAQNDFTLHSLQRVLDMQMFHGAISFSISKKELPGFRQFVQAVTPSGANEDGFMRDFWHQAFDCIPRNHGASQGEECTGEERLEDLPAPFFETSILGHSYSIYNAVYALAQALHAAHTIRTHQKRQKDGDQMWSKIVEPWQLHPFLQRISFNNNARDEIKLNEDGTLQAGFDIVNLITFPNNSYINIPVGEMDPQAPTGKTFHIHLDKIQWHHEFTQLPPSSLCNDPCPLGKIKNKIEGRKFCCYACVRCPEKMISRQMDMENCARCPANQFPNQAHDECIPKSLNFLSFEEPLGITLVSLALLFSLVTALVFTIFIKQQDTPIVKANNRNITYLLLTSLFLCFLCSLLFIGQPNKATCLLRQTTFGTIFSIAISSILAKTITVVVAFLASKPGSLFHKWVGQKLAYSIIWFCSFIQLGICIVWLSTSPPFPDLDMVTLHGEIIVECHEGSIAMFYCVLIYMGFLALLSFIVAFLARKLPDSFNEAKFITFSMLVFCSVWLTFVPTYLSTKGKYMVAVEIFSILSSSAGLLGCIFIPKFYIIILRPELNTREQLTHKK from the exons ATGAAGGTACAACCTCTGAATTGCACGGGAGATAAAGCCATTCGAATTCCCCACGAATG CGTGGTAACCAAGTTCTACCAACATCTCTTGGCTTTAGTCTTTGCCGTGAAAGAGATCAACAAGGATCCTCCCATCTTGCCCAACGTCACTCTTGGATTCCACATCTATGACACCTATTCTGATTCTCGAATGACCTACTGTACCACTCTGGACCTGCTTTTTAAATTGCATAAAATTGTCCCCAACTATATTTGTGGAACCAGAAAGAAAATTGTGGGGATCATTGGAGGGATGAGCCCTGAAACGTCCATACGCATGGCAGAAATATTGCAGCTTTTCAAGATCCCACAG atTTCCTATGGTTCATTTCAATTGACAGTGGCTGATGAATCacgtttcccccctttttatcgCATGGCCCCCGATGAAGCTCTCCAGTACGAGGGTTTAATCCAGCTCCTCCTGCACTTTGGATGGAGATGGGTAGGACTTGTCATTGTAGATGACAAACATGGGGAACATTTCATACAAACTCTGGAACCCATGTTCTCTCAAAATGAAATCTGCTCCGAATTCACTGAAAGGGTTGAGAGAAATTTCCATTTTTATGAATTATCTGGGATAATTGAACAAGCTGCGCAGCATATTACCATTTTCAAAGAGAAAGTGGCCAATGCAGTTGTCATATACGGAGAAAATATAGTCTTTATGTGGCTTGCCTCTACTATAGTGCTGACCAAATTTATTCTTCCAACAACTTCTGATTTTTTAGAGGACTTTTGTATGAGAAAAGTGTGGATCACGATGGCCCAAAATGACTTTACATTACATTCCTTACAAAGGGTTCTTGATATGCAAATGTTCCATGGGGCCATTTCATTCTCAATTAGCAAAAAAGAACTTCCAGGTTTCCGACAATTTGTACAGGCTGTCACCCCATCTGGGGCAAATGAAGATGGCTTTATGAGAGATTTCTGGCACCAAGCTTTTGACTGCATACCACGCAATCATGGTGCTTCTCAAGGTGAGGAATGTACTGGAGAGGAAAGGTTGGAGGACCTTCCCGCACCCTTCTTTGAAACTAGCATACTTGGTCATAGTTATAGTATCTACAATGCTGTCTATGCTTTGGCTCAAGCCTTACATGCTGCTCACACAATTAGGACACATCAGAAGAGACAAAAGGATGGGGATCAAATGTGGTCAAAGATTGTAGAACCTTGGCAG ctccacccATTCCTGCAGAGGATCTCCTTCAACAACAATGCTAgagatgaaattaaattaaatgaagaTGGAACATTACAAGCCGGATTTGACATTGTGAACCTGATTACTTTCCCAAACAACTCTTACATCAACATCCCAGTTGGAGAAATGGACCCCCAAGCTCCTACAGGAAAAACCTTCCACATACATCTAGACAAAATCCAGTGGCATCATGAATTCACTCAG CTGCCTCCTTCCTCATTATGTAATGACCCTTGTCCTCTGGGGAAAATAAAGAACAAGATTGAAGGCCGGAAATTTTGCTGCTATGCTTGTGTTCGGTGTCCAGAAAAGATGATATCCAGACAAATGG acATGGAGAATTGTGCACGTTGTCCAGCGAATCAATTTCCAAACCAAGCTCATGATGAGTGCATTCCAAAATCACTGAATTTCCTCTCCTTTGAAGAACCACTAGGCATTACTCTGGTTTCTCTGGCTCTTCTTTTTTCCCTGGTTACAGCTTTGGTGTTTACAATCTTCATTAAGCAACAGGACACTcctattgtcaaagccaacaatcgcAACATCACCTACCTTCTACTTACCTCCCTATTTCTCTGTTTCCTCTGCTCACTTCTGTTCATTGGACAGCCCAATAAGGCCACCTGTCTACTCCGACAAACAACATTTGGCACCATCTTCTCTATTGCAATCTCTTCTatattggccaaaaccatcacagtTGTTGTAGCATTCCTAGCATCAAAGCCAGGAAGCCTATTCCACAAATGGGTGGGGCAAAAGTTGGCCTATTCTATTATCTGGTTCTGCTCCTTCATTCAACTAGGTATTTGTATTGTTTGGCTGAGTACTTCTCCTCCATTTCCAGATTTGGACATGGTGACACTACATGGAGAAATCATAGTTGAATGTCATGAAGGCTCCATCGCCATGTTTTACTGTGTCTTAATCTATATGGGCTTCTTGGCTCTTCTCAGTTTCATTGTGGCCTTCCTAGCCAGGAAGTTGCCAGatagtttcaatgaagccaaattcattactTTCAGCATGTTGGTTTTCTGCAGCGTTTGGTTGACCTTtgtccccacctacctgagcaccaaggggaaatacatggtggctgtggagatcttctctatcCTGTCTTCCAGTGCTGGCTTACTGGGATGCATCTTCATCCCTAAATTCTATATAATTATATTGAGGCCTGAGCTCAACACTAGAGAGCAATTAACAcataagaaatag